TCTGGGTATGGTGGCTAGCGGATGAGCAGACagtgattttattttatataaccttttttttttttttttttaatttaaggAACACCCATTGATGTCAGAATACATATTTTACAAGGGAGACCTGACAATTGAGTACATCTTAATTCATCAAAGAATAATATATACCCCACGTAGTGTACTCACCTAGGCAGAGTGGGGAACTGTCGTCTCTTCTTTAGGAACACAGCCGATGCCCCAGCAATAGCAGCCAGGAGCAGCAGAGAGACTGTCACTGCAATGCCAATCACTCCTTCTACAATCACACACAGATAAGGTTAAGGAAAGGTCTATACAAGAGTTGAATACAATTAAAACACAGACCAAACCGATTGGCAAAACTTTACATAAAGATGCTCAAATACCTGTAGTAACACTGTAATTACTCTAGTAACATGTAAATAAAGTCTTGTCCCTTTTATCGATTGAaacaataattttttttaaacaaagatTACCTCTGGAGAGGCCTGTGAAGCTTCCATCCTTTGTATCACAGCCTGGAAGTGACCATCCAGGTTCACACTGGCACTCCATTCTGTGATTACACACCTGCAGTGtcacaacacagaaacacacacatcatTATAAGGCAGGGCTCTTCAACCTTTTCTTGTCCAGGGACCCCCATCAACATATTCAAATGAATTATCAACATTTTAtaatgaatagatttggtagatcGTTTTTCCTTATTTTTGACCTTCCCACATTATAAATTAGAAGAGGaaatgtaaactctaacatagcctattacctcgaaaggtaactccaaacacaATTTCGCTAAGAGCAGgtgtttagctggttaaacaaaggttagccatgtgttggcTTTGAAAAAGCACCCCCGAATAGGCTATGTCAGATAATCCAgtgagtgtaatttgctcaatatttggagttgagaaataaaaagttATCATTAGAAAGAAGATATTATCCTCTTTTCTACAGTAGGTATGTAATTCAAAAATAGTAATTTTTTGCCGACCCCCTGAGGACCCCTAGGGGGCCATGGACCCCGGctgaatacatttttacattttagtcatttagcagacgctcttatccagagcgactgacagttagtgcatacattttcatactgtttcATACGCCTGTTATAAGGACATATTCAAGAAACACTTGGAGGAGAGACCTCCAAGCAGAGATGACAGAAAGCAGCCTCAACTGGTGAGACCTGGAAAATCTTGCCTCAAACcgaatgaagagatggaggacATTTGTCAATGGCCTACGCTCCTTATAGCAGTGTTTCATCCCGAGCTCACCAATACCAAACCAGAGACAGGGGACGCTGTACTCACAGCATGTCCTTTGCACTGTGCTGAGCAGTTGGTGGCCTTGGGTCCGTAGGCTGTCTCAAGATCCACACACTCGTTCTTGCTGCACACCTTAGAATAGAAGACAGAGGAATGGGCACAAGAATAAAAGAGAAAATAACACGGTACACATTCAATTTAATTTCCAAAAACACAGCTAGAGGTAGCCTCAGTAGCAACAGCCAAAAAGTAATCTTACCTTCCCATCATTACACTTGGTCCCCGTGTCCACCTGTCCAAAGTCACTGTTGTGATCACCGTAGAATGTGGCTTTGCAGTCAGAGAACTTCACCATGCGACCATAGTTGGGGTCGTCATTACCGTTATTGCAGAAGAGTTTCCCACACTGCACATCTCTACAAAGGAGAGCCACAGGAGGGAGTCATATCAGTGACACGCCGCTTAAATAAGCAACACCATAATCTGAGTAGTAAAAGCAGTCTATTGAAATAACATGGTATTGCTTGTTAGGCCTCACTGGCTCTGGCAAGAGATGTACTGGTCCTGTGAAGGCCGTCTGCAATAGGCGTAGTACAGTCCTCTGGTGTTCTGGTCATAGCAGTACGTTCTGGCTttttcagcagctgaggaggggatAACACCCAATGTTACAAAATGCATTAGAGTAGTTCAGAAAGGAAACCATTTATTAGAAAATATTACAATGCATAGTCTAGGCGTTAGggctctgctccttcagggtAGCGTCAGGCTAACTGCCAGAGCGAGGCGtcatattgtcacggtttcggccgaggctgcctctcttccttgctcgggcaggcttcggcgttcgtcgtctccggaatactacctgccaccgttgcatgtttctatgttcgtttgcttttgtctgattgttgttacacctgttatcgtttagtgtaattagtgtcctatatagttctcgttgtgtttgtctagtgttgtgtgtgattgttttcactgtcgtgcgtttaGCTTATGTATTtacagtttgctcggttgagctgctctccattctgtgtttggagtattttgtcgcacgtgttttgtgcgcccgctttatttcgcctgcgtgcggagtttcttgCCTCAGGGCATTTGTTTTCGTGCTGTGTTTGCTGCAaactactaaagtcttttggacttactttgtgcgtcctgcgcctgattccaccaccacacccacctacagctacactgacacATATGAAGATGATAATATAACTACAGGCAGCGAGCAAGATATGCTATATCAAATCCCCCGAAGGAAGAAACAGAACCAGGTGGAGGCTGGGGTGGTGGTGGGATGTCAGGTGTATTGTAATGCATATTTAAAGTGTGGACACAATGGTGACTTTTGTTGTTTCAGCCTTTTTGAGAGATGCCATCACCTGGTTCTGTTTCTTCCTTCGGGGGATTTGATATAGCATATCTTGCTCACTGCCTGTAGTTATATTATCATCTTCATATGACGCCTCGCTCTGGCAGTTAGCCTGACGCTaccctgaaggagcagagccCTAACGCCTAGACTATGTCAGAAACAGCAAGCATAGCAAGTAACAGCTAGTTACAGCAGCAACGGTAGCAAGAGACACCAGCGCATGGTTGCGCATGACATCCGGCATTGAGGAAGCATTTGTAGAACTGGTCAAATTTAAATAGAATGTAGGTAGAGTGTGAAGCAAATTGGTGCAATATCTGCTGATGGGACCACACCCGGGTTTCCCTTCTGAACTGGCTCTGGTTTATTAGTGAATCACCATGTGTCAAAAAAGAGAGGGTGATGGCATCTCTCAAAAAGGCTGAAACAACAAAAGTCACCATTGTGTCCACACTTTAAATATGCATTACAATACACCTCCTGACTTGACCATTTCATGACAGGAAATTGATCTAAAAAAAGACATGCAACAGTAAGGTTGCAGTATGAGAATATGAACCAGAAGAGCTACCTACATCACCTGATCTGATGAGAGGTGACTCTGTGATGACGATACAGAGGGAAATGCTTTCACACTTACATGggccatacattttcatacactgGCCGTGATGCTGTGGACACTGGCCGTTGAGGCAGTAGCCCCTCCCTCTATCACAGGAGATCCCATTGACAGAGAAGACGTCCTCAGGACAGTCGGCTGATTTCCCTGTGCAGTACTCTGCCAGGTCACAGTCATCATGCTTACTTCTGCACTCTGTGGACGAGGCCATGATCTGTGGAGAGAGTGGTTGTTGCTATGTTCAGTATCACTAGCTTGTTAGTCTTCCCACATCCGACAGTCATGAGTATGGAAATATAGTCTTTTAGCTTGGTGAAAGAGGTGTCACGCTGCATCTGTACTCTGAATCCACTCTGACTGTCAAAATATAAGATTAAACTAGCCTGGCTGACTCGCAGATCCACGTGTACACAACGAGTTGCTTTTGCCAGACTAGTTCTAAACAATACGTATTCAAGATGATGTGTTATTAAGTGATAATATGGAAAATATTCTGCTTTCACTATTTCCTTTCCTTTTAAAGTTATATAAAATGAAGGAATGAAAGTGAAATGTCTTCAATGCACATACATTTTAAGTCATAAAACCCTTTGACATAGTTATACGTGTCTGCTGCATGTCCACAAGAGGGCTGTAGTATCAGAGGAACACAGAAGGACGTTGAACTGTGGTCTGGTCTCACCTTACAGTCTTCACAGCACTCTCCTGCAGCACACTCTGAGCCCTTGGTCAGTGTGCAGCTGGTGGCATTACAGCAAGGGTTTGTACACTCCTATAACATCAAAACCCTACATGTCATTATGAGAATGCTATGAGGTGATCAGCAAGTTATCAAGGAATGAGAACATAATGTACATCCATCCAGTATGTAAATATCTCAAAGTCAAGCCTCTATGTATGTGTAGGCTTTAACTAGATGCCAAAGGGTTTCCCTGATCCATGTTTACCCCTTAAAGTTTTATACCACAGTAAGACACGCTAACTAAGTAAAACAAACACTGTACTGTAGTAGGCTATAAATAGGAATTGCAGGCTGATGCAAACAAGACTTGGCAGGAGAGGTGTAGTTCAGCAAGACAGGGACACAATAAGATGGTATCTTATCAGACCGACTAACAGGTCTGGACAGACTGACTTGACTAAACTGTCCTGCACACCTAACTGCCTCTGACTGGAATGTAAACTGATGTTCATGGATTATTACTTTCAACGTTTCTTCTACCAGATCACCATATAGCCATGACTATTATACAATGCGTGAAAATGTATAGTCTACAATGTCTGGAAATGTGAATCATCTAGTAAATCTTATCATTGCATTACTGCCATGTCAGTACACTCATTCGAAGAGAAATTCCCAAACATTTAGGTTTTTCTAAGGTGGGTGGTGGTGGATATATGTATATCAGGATAGGCCTGTGCTTGTCAAAGGCATTCTCTATTGCATTCTCTATTTTGCCCCTAGCTAAGGAAAACAGGCATGACCAGGCAAAGACCACGCACATAAATCTGAAATGTTATTCCCAGAAATGCAATGTAATCACTTGACATACTTGTATTAACTCCACGAGAACCAACTTTTGTCTGATTTGAATGGCACATTGTTGATCTAAATGGTGGTAGAAGGAATAGAATGAGAAGGTTAATTCACCTCCAGGGAGCCACAATCACACGCCTCTCCTTTCTCCAGAAAGCCATTCCCACACACTGGGGTTGATACCACATTTCGGTAGTCTGGCTTGTTCAGTAGGCACTCAGGGTTACGATTATTCAGGAACTGGTCATAGTTCACACTACTGCAGCTACTGAATGACTTAGGGATATCCCAGCTGAAAGAAAAAACACTTAAGTTACCCATAAGGTCATATACTGACTTTCAATATAACCACTGTAGCACAAAACACTGTGCTGTCCAAGTGGGTAGAACTGTATAGCTGCTCTGTGTGTTATGAGCAGAGAAAACAATGCCTGTAAGTATTCTTTAATACACATTCCCTCTTGCTTGTAAACCACAATCAGATGGTTTATCATTGACAGCATTCCAATCTAGTCACAACATTATATATTTCGAAACTTCTCATAATAACGGTCCTTACCTGAGGGCACCAGCCATTACACAGCTATTCCCAGAACAAGTACAGGCACTGGAGTCATCGTGGTTCATGCCCAGGTTGTGGCCCATCTCATGGGCCAATGTGGCCCCCACAGCTATGGCCCTGGCGTTGTGATCCTGTAAGGTAGTAAATAGTTAACATTAAATGGAATTGAATGTGTTTGACCATATCTTATAATCTGTGAAACTAACCTTGATAAATAGGTTAGAGATTAAATTGATATAGAATGTGTGTGACTGTCTCATTCTATCAAAATGCGCTAAAATCTAATCGAGCTCCCTTTTTCTGATTATAGACATCTTGTTCTGCATGTTGGTTGATTAGATAGTTAAAGAGCAAAAAGCAACTTCTCCTTTTGAAAATGCCTACGTGGCATCGATATGAGGAagaaacagttattctagtgtcaaaatgtactaagaagtgtaaataggatattttggttcataaagtcagtcttgtccaaaacaAAGATTTGTGTGATTAAAAAAAAGAAGGTATTTCACGGAATGAAGGGTACGCTAACATTTTTccttgggttgggtttatttAAATCCTGCCCaaatgcccacagctggcagcacccaagtaatcatcaattcagAGAGCAGCTGCATGCGACCCGATCGTAATGCCCATGCAATTTGGTTTGACATccgatatccctatggggctagttagggaccatcagtaaattacacaatgtacatgggactAAAAAATTATGTCAATAGCTCCgaatttcaatgacttaaaaatcTCAAACCAATTATAAgttgtagaaattcatatacaaatattgaaagcgtTTAATGAGACAACCaaaaggtgtgcaacatgaaaatattgtcccatttacattgtataatttattgatggtccctaactagccccagagAAGTCTTTAACAGCCCCCATTTAACTGTGTGAAATCCTTcattaatatattttttaattttagtaatttagtagatgctcttatccagagcgacttaatgTAGTAAGTGTAtacttttttaaaacttttttgtactggtccccctgtgggaattgaacccaatcaccatgctcttccaactgagccacactgGACCGTAAAGTACATTTCATTCCCATGCCGTTTTTTTCACAACTATTTCTAAAAAGTTAATCTTCCAATTCAACCTTCACTTTTTCTGCTTTGTAAACTTCACAGTTTGGAAACTTGGTAGAACCTCTCCATTGTCCCATTTTACTTGTTCAATTCCTCATGCAAAATCAAGCCTACTAACACAAATAATGGCAGCTTATTGTGTTGGCAAATGTAGACCTAATGAAATGTACTTTACCTGCACCACCCCAACTGAATGACCTGAACATAAAGTCCCGATGAAGGCCAGACCCACCGTCGAGCCCTCAAAGTCAATGCCACTGAAACACAGGGAACAAGAAACATATCAACCCCACATACGTATACATGTCAGCCACAGTGTTTTTGCATTGCCCATGTATTCATTGTTTTTGTCTGTTTAATCGTGGATTTGCAACAAAATGCGGATTACTATTACTCAGGATGAGCTACTGAATATTAGGGACACATTGCCAGCTGTTTTGTGTTCTGAAGTTTTGTCCTCAGGCACCGAAATATTGATATTGTATCTGTATGTTGTCTGGGTGGACTGGGTAGgtgtaaatgtacttggcgaataaaggagATTCTGATTCTGATGTTAAATACCCATGTTATAAATTCTTCAATGTGGGTCTATCAAGAATGACAACGTTCCAAACCAAGATGGCCTAATCAGGTGACCCATCAGGTGACCATCAGCTGACCCTATAAAGACGCCTGACAAGCACACACCAAACGAGAAACACTATTTTCATGCCACTTTGATACCTCTACGACGAGAAGTGACcttttttgtagcaggttaggagaattaggttacgGTTAGGAAAAGCAAAACATTAtcacctaacctgctacgaaaatcacttccggtcgtagctgtatcgAAGTGGTGTGAAAAGAGTGTCCCCAAATTTCTTTGGCTGAGTCCAATAGTACCTGATTAGGTGTGCGTTGTGGCCTACCTGATGAGGTGTGTACGTCATGGCCTACCTGATGAGGTGTGCGTTGTCGTGGGGCTtggtcttggccaggtcgctgtTCCTCCACGTGGTAAAGGCATCCAGGGTGGCACCAGCAGGGGCGGTCACTGATATCTTATCGCTGTCTGACCATACCTCCAGACCAACCAGGGCAATAAAGGTGTTGAGGGGCTTATATACCTGCAGGCAGATTTATTTCATGGTCAGGTAAGACTCTCCCCATTAAAACAATTAGGTGTGGTTTACCCTGACAGAGAAAAAGCATAGTCCAGAACTAGGCTTAATCGGTGTCCTGGAAACCGTTACAGTTCATTGGATAACAATTAAAACATACTGAGGTTTCAATTGGATGACCTTCATAAGGCAGAGAAACAAACAAGTACTGTACAAGCAGAGCCAGAAGACAAAAAAGGTGTGGTGAGAATCTAATTAAACATGGAGGTGTTTGATATTAGGTTACCAGGCCAGCAGGGACATGGCGCTGTAAGGGGATCTTATAGGGATGTACTGCAGTTTGCTAATGCTGGCGTCACCATGTGACTGACTCACCATGTTGACAAAGTTGACCACTTCAAATATCCTCTTACGCAGATTTCCGAGATTACTCTCCATCTTCTTGTACTGAAACGGTATGGATGCAATATGTTTTAGTGTGCTCACAAGAGAACAACGGACATCCTGTCACAATGCATTGCTCTCTAATTAGATAAGATTATTAAGAATATCtgatagatacagtgccttcggaacgtattcagaccccttgactttttccatattttgttacgttacagccttattctaaaatggatttaaaaaataataatcctcagcaatctacacacaataccccataatgacaaagcaaaaacaggtttttcgatttcttagcaaatgtattcaaaaaaaaaaacagaaataccttatttacataagtattcagaccctttgctatgagacttgaaattgagctcaggtgcatcctgtttccattgatcatccttgagatatttctacaacttgattggagtccacctgtggtaaattcaattgattggacacgatttggaaaggcacacacctgtctacagtatataaaggttccacagttgacggtgcatgtcagaacaaaaacaaagccatgaggtcgaaggaattgtccgtagagctctgagacaggattgtgtcgaggcacagatctggggaagggtaccaaaaaatgtctgcagcattgaaggtccccaaggacaaagtggcctccatcattcttaaatgggagaagtttggaaccaccaagactcttcctagagctggccgcctggccaaactgaacaatcgggggagaagggccttggtcagggaggtgaccaagaactcgatggtcactgacagagctctagagttcctctgtggagatgggagaacattacaaaaggacagccatctctgcagcactccaccaatcaggcctttatggtagagtggccagacggaagccacacctcagtaaaaggcacatgacagcccacttggagtttgccaaaaggcacctaaagactctcaggccgtgagaaacaagattctctggtctgatgaaaccaagattgaactcattggcctgaatgccaagcgtcacgtctttaagaaacgtggcaccatccctacggtgaagtatggtggtggcagcatcatgctgtggggatgtttttcagcggcagggactgggagactagtcaggatcaaagcaaagatgaacggagcaaagtacagagagatccagcactcaggacctcagactggggcgaaggaatgtctctgaatgtccttgagtgccccagccagagcccggacttgaatctgatcgaacatctctggagagacctaaaattagctgtgcagcaacgctccccatccaacctgggagaaactccccaaatacaggtgtgccacgcttgtagcattatacccaagaagactcgatcgaggctgtaatcgctgccaaaggtgcttcaacaaagtactgagtaaagggtctgaatacttatgtaaatgtttatcAGTTTTTTCGTTGTTTTTTgttattagcaaaaatgtataaaaaacagtttttgctttgtcattatggggtattgtgtgtagattgattaggaaaaaaacaatgtaatcaattttagaataaggctattacctaacaaaatgtggaaaggtaCTGTATAGGTTGGTTTCCTAAATATTATTTGGTCAAAATAATGGCCAAAGAAATGATGAGAATGAAATGTTCAAGTGTATTGTGTTGATTCTGGTAGAGGTGAGGTACTTGTGTTTCTGGTGTATTGTCAGTTCTTACCTCACGGTTGTCT
The sequence above is a segment of the Coregonus clupeaformis isolate EN_2021a chromosome 16, ASM2061545v1, whole genome shotgun sequence genome. Coding sequences within it:
- the LOC121585044 gene encoding zinc metalloproteinase-disintegrin-like brevilysin H2a, whose product is MTHKLLLWIFTLTASLNLSVSHGPLEGVRDYEVVRPIRLHALQKRETESSRPETIKYAMRVGGKDIEMHLEKNRELLTKDYSETYYTEDGTPVTSTPQDMDHCYYHGSIVDDSESTVSMSTCNGLSGYFRTATQRYLIEPLSGGDDGDHAVLKYEDQNSKPMLCGVTNTTWNVDYPSTASRSRSRASGPSILQQQKYVELVLVADNREYKKMESNLGNLRKRIFEVVNFVNMVYKPLNTFIALVGLEVWSDSDKISVTAPAGATLDAFTTWRNSDLAKTKPHDNAHLISGIDFEGSTVGLAFIGTLCSGHSVGVVQDHNARAIAVGATLAHEMGHNLGMNHDDSSACTCSGNSCVMAGALSWDIPKSFSSCSSVNYDQFLNNRNPECLLNKPDYRNVVSTPVCGNGFLEKGEACDCGSLEECTNPCCNATSCTLTKGSECAAGECCEDCKIMASSTECRSKHDDCDLAEYCTGKSADCPEDVFSVNGISCDRGRGYCLNGQCPQHHGQCMKMYGPSAEKARTYCYDQNTRGLYYAYCRRPSQDQYISCQSQDVQCGKLFCNNGNDDPNYGRMVKFSDCKATFYGDHNSDFGQVDTGTKCNDGKVCSKNECVDLETAYGPKATNCSAQCKGHAVCNHRMECQCEPGWSLPGCDTKDGSFTGLSREGVIGIAVTVSLLLLAAIAGASAVFLKKRRQFPTLPSHHTQKKIHAVDNHIHNKLPIPSQNNAMPQQPKRPKVAPPPPPPAANQSQTPVCDFRAARQALRPPPPRV